The Chryseobacterium geocarposphaerae genome window below encodes:
- a CDS encoding EpsG family protein yields MEYFLFLFLFLIFGIIALIDKKKTSKFFFALIAFFFIVLFGGLRYQVGVDWYNYESIFQESTFDNLFQIGIEPFFNLLIVCIKHFNLDYLFFVFFIFTVATCLKFTFLFKYSNSFFAALLIYFPIQFMTYDINGIRQGLAIGITFWSVGYLLEKKLLPFLAIVTLATCCHYSAAIFFPFYFIANIKIKDKYIHIIVFSSVVLGFLLQDMILAYVLPKLSGLESVFAQKVSSYSINENFGKGLSLGFSTFHRLAIFYLFFIFYDKLNIEPRLKNILLNSYLISIVLYFLFSAIEIIASRGSLYYRSFDILIIASFITIPKKFESKMLVLLIIFLYAVLGVNTNLSLPFNGLVPYQNSMFN; encoded by the coding sequence ATGGAATATTTTTTATTTTTATTTTTATTTCTAATATTCGGAATTATTGCTCTTATTGATAAGAAAAAAACTTCAAAATTTTTTTTTGCATTAATTGCATTCTTTTTTATAGTTCTTTTCGGTGGTTTAAGATATCAGGTGGGTGTTGACTGGTACAATTACGAATCTATTTTTCAGGAATCTACATTTGATAACTTGTTTCAAATAGGAATTGAACCTTTTTTTAATTTACTTATTGTTTGTATTAAACATTTTAATTTAGATTATTTATTTTTTGTATTTTTTATTTTTACTGTTGCTACATGTTTGAAGTTTACCTTTCTGTTTAAATATTCAAACTCTTTTTTTGCCGCACTGTTAATATATTTTCCTATTCAATTCATGACTTATGATATTAATGGAATTAGGCAGGGGCTAGCAATTGGTATAACATTTTGGAGTGTTGGTTATTTATTGGAAAAGAAATTATTGCCTTTTTTAGCAATTGTTACATTGGCAACATGTTGCCATTATAGTGCAGCTATTTTTTTTCCATTTTATTTTATTGCCAATATAAAGATAAAGGATAAGTATATTCATATTATTGTATTTTCAAGTGTTGTTTTAGGATTCTTATTACAAGATATGATTCTAGCATATGTTTTACCAAAACTTAGTGGACTGGAATCTGTTTTTGCACAGAAAGTATCAAGTTATTCAATTAATGAAAACTTTGGAAAGGGCTTATCTTTAGGTTTTTCGACTTTTCATAGATTAGCAATTTTTTATTTGTTCTTTATTTTCTACGATAAATTAAATATAGAGCCAAGATTAAAAAATATTTTGTTAAATTCATATCTTATATCTATAGTATTGTATTTTTTATTCTCAGCAATTGAAATCATTGCTTCGCGAGGTAGTCTTTACTATAGATCCTTTGATATTTTAATAATCGCAAGTTTTATTACAATTCCTAAAAAATTCGAATCCAAAATGTTGGTGTTGCTTATCATTTTCCTATATGCTGTTTTGGGTGTGAACACTAATCTTAGTTTACCTTTCAATGGACTAGTTCCTTATCAAAATTCAATGTTTAATTGA